The Streptococcus sp. 29896 genome includes a region encoding these proteins:
- the gdhA gene encoding NADP-specific glutamate dehydrogenase has protein sequence MSNAKAYIQASFEAVKARNPHETEFLQAVEELFSTLEPVFEAHPEYIEENILARIVEPERIISFRVPWTDKDGNVQVNRGYRVQFNSAVGPYKGGLRFHPTVNQSILKFLGFEQIFKNVLTGLPIGGGKGGSDFDPKGKTDAEIMRFCQSFMTELQKHIGPSLDVPAGDIGVGGREIGYMYGQYKRLRQFDAGVLTGKPLGFGGSLIRPEATGYGLVYFTDNMLAANGKSFKDQTVLISGSGNVAQYAVQKATELGAKVISVSDSNGYIIDETGIDFDLLVDIKEKRRARLTEYAAEKATAKYFEGSVWNYDGKADIALPCATQNEINGEQAAALVKNGVYCVAEGANMPSDLDAIKVYKENGVLYGLAKAANAGGVAVSALEMSQNSLRLSWTREEVDGRLKDIMANIFNTAKETAEKYDLGTDYLAGANIAAFEQIADSMIAQGLV, from the coding sequence ATGTCTAACGCAAAAGCTTACATCCAAGCTTCTTTTGAAGCAGTCAAAGCCCGCAACCCACATGAAACAGAATTCCTCCAAGCTGTAGAAGAGCTCTTCTCTACACTTGAGCCTGTTTTTGAAGCACACCCAGAATACATCGAAGAAAACATCTTGGCCCGTATCGTTGAGCCTGAGCGTATCATCAGCTTCCGTGTTCCATGGACAGACAAAGATGGAAATGTTCAAGTCAACCGCGGCTACCGCGTTCAGTTCAACTCAGCTGTAGGTCCTTACAAAGGCGGTCTTCGCTTCCACCCAACTGTAAACCAATCCATCTTGAAGTTCCTCGGTTTTGAGCAAATCTTCAAAAACGTCTTGACTGGTCTTCCAATCGGCGGTGGTAAAGGTGGTTCAGACTTTGATCCTAAAGGAAAAACTGATGCTGAAATCATGCGCTTCTGCCAAAGCTTCATGACTGAATTGCAAAAACACATCGGACCTTCACTTGACGTCCCTGCTGGTGACATCGGTGTCGGTGGTCGTGAGATTGGTTACATGTACGGTCAATACAAACGCCTCCGCCAGTTTGATGCTGGTGTCTTGACTGGTAAACCTCTTGGCTTCGGTGGTTCATTAATCCGCCCAGAAGCAACAGGCTACGGTTTGGTTTACTTCACTGATAACATGTTGGCTGCAAACGGTAAATCCTTCAAAGACCAAACAGTCCTTATCTCAGGTTCTGGTAACGTTGCCCAATATGCTGTTCAAAAAGCGACTGAACTCGGTGCAAAAGTCATCTCTGTTTCAGACTCAAATGGTTACATCATTGACGAAACTGGTATCGACTTTGACCTCTTGGTGGACATCAAAGAAAAACGCCGCGCTCGTTTGACAGAATACGCTGCAGAAAAAGCAACTGCTAAGTACTTCGAAGGTTCTGTATGGAACTACGATGGTAAGGCTGACATTGCCCTTCCATGTGCGACTCAAAACGAAATCAACGGCGAGCAAGCTGCTGCCCTTGTGAAAAATGGCGTTTACTGCGTGGCTGAAGGTGCCAACATGCCATCTGACCTTGATGCTATCAAAGTTTACAAAGAAAATGGCGTTCTTTACGGTCTTGCTAAAGCAGCCAATGCTGGTGGTGTAGCCGTATCAGCCCTCGAAATGAGCCAAAACAGCCTTCGTCTTTCATGGACTCGTGAAGAAGTAGACGGCCGTCTTAAAGACATCATGGCAAACATCTTCAACACAGCTAAAGAAACTGCTGAAAAATACGACCTTGGTACAGACTATCTTGCAGGTGCTAACATCGCAGCCTTTGAACAAATTGCGGATAGCATGATTGCCCAAGGTTTGGTATAA
- a CDS encoding mechanosensitive ion channel family protein, whose translation MTDFISIYLAQFNLEQLLTSILNKLLSLVLLFLSFYVVKKLAKQSVKRILVPSLKISTQDIGRQKTISRLVESVLNYLLYFLLIYCILAILGLPVSSLFAGAGIAGVVIGLGAQGFLSDLVNGFFILLERQFDVGDVVKLTNGPITIAGTIVSVGIRTTQVRDADGTLHFIPNRNILVVSNQSRGDMRAQIDIPLKLNTDLEKVYQVIEEVNARELPTNQLVKDVTILGPQNLQTGQFSFRVNLFVASGQQGKIYHQFYGLYQEALRTAGIDLPSGPAH comes from the coding sequence ATGACAGATTTTATCTCAATTTACCTAGCACAATTTAATCTTGAACAGCTCTTGACGAGTATTTTGAACAAGCTATTATCCTTGGTTCTCTTGTTCCTTTCCTTTTATGTGGTGAAAAAACTAGCCAAGCAATCTGTAAAACGCATTCTGGTGCCGTCTTTAAAGATTTCGACCCAGGACATCGGTCGCCAGAAAACCATCAGCCGTCTGGTGGAGAGTGTGCTTAATTATTTGCTGTATTTCCTACTGATTTACTGTATTCTAGCGATTCTTGGTCTTCCTGTTTCCAGTCTCTTTGCTGGTGCAGGAATTGCGGGTGTTGTGATTGGTTTAGGAGCGCAAGGCTTTCTCTCAGATTTGGTCAATGGCTTTTTTATCCTTTTAGAGAGACAGTTTGATGTGGGGGATGTGGTCAAATTAACCAATGGTCCCATTACCATCGCGGGGACCATTGTCAGTGTCGGAATTCGGACGACTCAAGTTCGGGATGCGGATGGAACCTTGCATTTTATCCCCAATCGTAATATCCTAGTGGTGTCCAATCAATCTCGTGGAGACATGCGGGCGCAGATTGATATTCCGCTCAAACTCAATACAGACTTGGAAAAGGTTTATCAGGTGATCGAGGAGGTCAATGCCCGGGAGTTACCAACTAATCAGCTGGTCAAGGATGTGACCATTCTTGGACCGCAAAATTTACAGACGGGGCAATTCTCGTTTCGGGTCAATCTCTTTGTGGCCAGTGGCCAACAAGGCAAAATCTATCATCAATTTTATGGCTTGTATCAAGAAGCCTTGCGTACTGCTGGTATTGACTTGCCAAGCGGCCCAGCACATTAA
- a CDS encoding dihydroorotate oxidase: MVSTATRLGGFAFDNCLMNAAGVWCMTTEELEAVKDSAAGTFVTKTATLAYREGNPEPRYRNLPLGSINSMGLPNQGLDYYMDYLLELQGSEPERTFILSLVGLSPDETHEILKKVEASDFKGLIELNLSCPNVPGKPQIAYDFEATETILREVFSYFTKPLGIKLPPYFDIVHFDQATAIFNQFPIVFVNCVNSIGNGLYIEDEQVVIKPKGGFGGLGGEYIKPTALANVHAFYQRLKPEIQIVGTGGVLTGRDAFEHILCGASMVQIGTALQKEGPAIFERITAELQALMAEKGYETIEDFRGKLQTIRD; this comes from the coding sequence ATGGTATCAACTGCAACACGATTGGGAGGCTTTGCCTTTGACAACTGTTTGATGAATGCGGCGGGTGTGTGGTGTATGACCACGGAGGAGTTGGAAGCTGTCAAGGATTCGGCAGCTGGGACCTTTGTGACCAAAACTGCAACCCTTGCCTATCGGGAGGGAAATCCCGAGCCTCGCTACCGCAATCTTCCTTTGGGTTCCATCAACTCAATGGGGCTGCCTAATCAAGGGCTGGACTATTATATGGACTACTTATTGGAGTTGCAAGGGTCAGAACCGGAGCGGACCTTTATCTTATCTCTAGTGGGGCTATCTCCTGACGAGACACATGAGATTTTGAAAAAGGTAGAAGCAAGCGATTTTAAGGGCTTGATTGAACTCAACCTCTCCTGTCCCAATGTTCCTGGAAAACCGCAGATTGCCTATGATTTTGAAGCGACGGAGACCATTTTACGGGAGGTTTTCAGTTATTTTACTAAGCCTTTGGGTATCAAATTGCCGCCTTATTTTGACATTGTTCATTTTGATCAAGCGACAGCGATTTTTAACCAATTCCCTATTGTCTTTGTCAACTGTGTCAACTCAATCGGAAACGGCTTATATATTGAAGATGAGCAAGTGGTCATCAAACCCAAGGGAGGATTTGGTGGTCTAGGTGGTGAGTATATCAAGCCGACTGCCCTGGCAAATGTCCATGCTTTTTATCAACGTTTGAAACCTGAGATTCAGATAGTTGGAACAGGAGGCGTTTTGACGGGCCGGGATGCCTTTGAACATATCCTGTGCGGTGCTAGCATGGTCCAAATTGGAACGGCCTTGCAAAAGGAAGGACCAGCTATTTTTGAGCGGATCACAGCTGAATTACAGGCCCTTATGGCGGAAAAAGGCTACGAGACCATTGAAGATTTTCGTGGAAAACTTCAAACAATAAGAGACTAG
- the msrB gene encoding peptide-methionine (R)-S-oxide reductase MsrB produces MKEIYLAGGCFWGMEGYFSQIDGILDTSVGYANGQVGTTNYQLLKQTDHAETLYLAYDETRIHLREILLYYFRVIDPFSVNQQGPDKGRQYRTGIYYTDEADLPTIEQVMTEQSQLFGGRPLAVEVEPLAHYIPAEDYHQDYLKKNPQGYCHIDLAQAKIPLIDVADYQKPDQQVLKDSLTDLQYQVTQEAATERPFENEFWNSDQAGIYVDITTGEPLFLSTDKFDSGCGWPSFTKPISKEVATYFQDFSHGMNRIEVRSRAGHAHLGHVFDDGPRDKGGLRYCINSAALRFIPREEMEVAGYGLFLKLLE; encoded by the coding sequence ATGAAAGAAATTTATCTAGCAGGCGGTTGTTTCTGGGGAATGGAAGGCTACTTTTCCCAGATCGATGGTATTCTTGACACCAGCGTTGGCTATGCCAATGGACAGGTGGGGACGACCAATTATCAACTCCTCAAACAAACAGATCACGCAGAAACACTATATCTAGCCTATGATGAGACTCGTATCCATTTGCGGGAAATTCTCCTCTACTATTTCCGCGTCATTGATCCCTTCTCTGTCAATCAGCAGGGGCCTGACAAGGGGCGCCAGTATCGGACTGGTATCTATTACACAGATGAGGCTGATTTGCCGACCATCGAGCAGGTCATGACGGAGCAGTCTCAGCTCTTTGGCGGACGCCCCCTAGCCGTTGAAGTGGAGCCACTCGCGCATTACATCCCCGCCGAAGACTACCATCAGGATTATCTCAAGAAAAATCCCCAAGGGTACTGCCATATCGATCTTGCACAGGCAAAAATCCCTCTGATTGATGTTGCAGACTACCAAAAGCCAGACCAGCAAGTCTTAAAAGACAGCTTGACCGACCTCCAGTATCAAGTCACTCAAGAAGCTGCGACGGAAAGACCTTTTGAAAATGAGTTTTGGAATAGTGACCAAGCTGGCATCTACGTCGATATTACGACTGGTGAGCCCCTCTTTCTCTCAACAGACAAATTCGACTCAGGCTGCGGCTGGCCCTCCTTTACCAAACCAATCAGCAAAGAGGTTGCGACTTATTTCCAAGATTTCTCCCACGGCATGAACCGCATTGAAGTCCGCAGTCGAGCTGGTCATGCTCATCTAGGCCATGTCTTTGATGACGGACCGCGTGACAAGGGTGGATTACGTTACTGTATCAACTCAGCAGCCCTTCGCTTCATACCGAGAGAAGAGATGGAAGTAGCAGGCTATGGCTTGTTTTTGAAGCTGTTAGAATAA
- a CDS encoding DUF4352 domain-containing protein, producing the protein MNPKEFVVEDGLVYYRKKPLHKQVLFWTTLVGGLLSFILTIICIFLSLGLTAEKSYSSLYDSSTYSDYYYEDTSSLETISLGESREVQPGLEMVVTRMEKDSSLELVDTYYTNAFVVEVEMTNTSDQVYYFDEYAFSLVDAGTDMTFLLDYATYDVNIPEKIDPGQSLKVKLVYGVDGESSFYFVYDSFAWTQVVGQGI; encoded by the coding sequence ATGAATCCAAAAGAGTTCGTTGTTGAAGATGGTTTGGTCTATTACCGTAAGAAACCATTGCATAAACAGGTCTTGTTCTGGACAACACTTGTCGGAGGCTTGCTGAGTTTTATTTTAACCATTATCTGCATTTTTTTATCCTTGGGGCTCACAGCAGAAAAAAGCTATTCTTCCTTGTATGATTCGTCCACATATAGCGATTATTACTATGAAGATACCAGTAGCTTGGAGACTATTTCTCTTGGAGAAAGTAGGGAGGTTCAGCCTGGCCTTGAAATGGTTGTTACGCGTATGGAAAAGGATTCTTCCTTGGAACTGGTTGATACATACTACACCAATGCTTTTGTTGTAGAGGTTGAAATGACCAATACCAGTGATCAGGTGTATTACTTCGATGAATATGCCTTCTCCTTGGTGGATGCTGGTACCGATATGACTTTCTTGCTGGACTATGCGACCTACGATGTTAACATCCCTGAAAAAATTGATCCTGGTCAGTCTCTGAAGGTAAAACTGGTCTATGGTGTGGATGGCGAATCCTCTTTCTATTTTGTTTACGATAGCTTTGCCTGGACCCAAGTTGTTGGTCAAGGTATATAA
- the trxA gene encoding thioredoxin: protein MVQVITDANFEVETQEGVVLVDFWAPWCGPCRMQAPILEQLAGEVDEDELRIYKMDVDENPNTARQFGIMSIPTLLFKKDGQVVKQVAGVHTKDQIKAILAEIG from the coding sequence ATGGTTCAAGTTATTACAGATGCAAACTTTGAAGTTGAAACACAAGAAGGCGTAGTCCTAGTGGATTTTTGGGCACCTTGGTGTGGTCCATGCCGCATGCAAGCGCCAATCTTAGAGCAATTAGCAGGTGAAGTCGATGAAGATGAATTGCGCATCTACAAGATGGATGTTGATGAGAATCCAAACACAGCCCGTCAATTCGGTATCATGTCGATCCCAACCCTTTTGTTCAAAAAAGATGGACAAGTTGTGAAACAAGTTGCTGGTGTTCACACCAAAGACCAAATCAAAGCAATCTTGGCAGAGATTGGTTAA
- a CDS encoding helix-turn-helix domain-containing protein, translating into MVENSIHLSQQILYKRSHKTFAKGYHFPIHAHRLSELYLILEGSCQMDLANKTYQFQAGDCVILAPFVIHSLTIPKEDTCTVIQLHFDLYHFPHFLVGQDRQNPFEMIDLFKDTNSHLLFQPTEEEAAYLLQSGRLPLPPDLYESSLQQLEFTVFLTKILYRIKREPEGRPELGSRYVQNTLEYIHHHFSNQLLLATIAKELNITPHYLNKLFKAETGTTIKHYLTLYRLNRSVELMSRTKKSLTFIAQEVGFNDVQHYSKTFRKYFNTSPRQFRQLMTPDSH; encoded by the coding sequence ATGGTCGAAAACTCTATTCATCTTTCCCAACAGATTCTCTACAAGCGGTCCCACAAAACCTTTGCAAAAGGCTACCATTTCCCCATCCATGCCCATCGGCTCTCTGAACTCTATTTGATCTTAGAAGGTTCTTGCCAGATGGACCTTGCCAACAAGACCTATCAATTTCAGGCGGGTGACTGTGTCATCCTTGCCCCTTTTGTCATTCACTCGCTGACCATCCCTAAAGAGGACACCTGTACCGTTATCCAGTTGCACTTTGACCTCTATCATTTTCCACACTTTTTAGTGGGGCAAGACCGTCAAAATCCCTTTGAAATGATTGATCTTTTCAAGGACACCAATAGCCACTTGCTCTTTCAACCTACGGAGGAGGAAGCTGCTTACTTACTCCAGTCCGGCCGTCTTCCGCTTCCTCCAGACCTCTACGAATCAAGCCTACAGCAATTGGAATTCACTGTCTTTTTAACCAAGATTTTGTACAGGATCAAGCGTGAACCTGAAGGTCGCCCTGAACTGGGATCTCGCTATGTCCAAAATACCTTGGAGTACATCCACCACCACTTTTCAAACCAGCTCTTACTGGCTACAATCGCCAAGGAACTCAATATTACTCCCCACTACCTCAACAAGCTCTTCAAGGCAGAAACCGGGACCACCATTAAACATTACCTGACCCTCTATAGGCTCAATCGGTCAGTTGAGCTTATGAGCAGGACAAAAAAGAGTTTGACCTTTATTGCTCAAGAGGTTGGGTTCAACGATGTGCAGCATTATTCCAAGACCTTCCGCAAGTATTTCAACACTTCTCCGCGGCAATTCCGGCAATTGATGACCCCTGACAGCCACTAA
- a CDS encoding Cof-type HAD-IIB family hydrolase: MDIRLIATDMDGTFLDQDGGFDRDRFERLLTVLESRGIGFVIASGNGMGRLLSLCQGFEDRLLFLSDNGARLVRKGKTYFRHQVRSEQVSQVLEYFSGRWHQVCLMLANDQTIYMQAGGALPFHQSGIPIKEEEMQQFLSRIRFLDSLAAYPKEEVVYKMGLWIEPSQVEQVVSAFNQAFAGNLVAVTSGYGSIDILPFGIHKAWGLSQVMEERGLTPDQVMAFGDSDNDIEMLQLVTYSYAMENGTDKVKASARYLAPSNKDQGVLTVLESFFLAPSNKSSEEGQD; encoded by the coding sequence ATGGATATTCGTTTGATTGCAACAGATATGGATGGTACTTTTTTAGACCAAGACGGTGGCTTTGACAGGGATCGATTTGAACGTTTGCTGACGGTTTTGGAAAGCAGAGGAATCGGCTTTGTGATTGCTTCTGGAAATGGCATGGGCCGTCTGCTCAGTCTCTGTCAGGGATTTGAGGACCGGCTTCTCTTTCTGTCAGACAATGGAGCGCGACTGGTACGAAAGGGCAAGACATATTTTCGCCATCAGGTTCGTTCGGAGCAGGTGAGCCAGGTTTTGGAGTATTTTTCAGGCCGATGGCACCAGGTCTGTCTCATGTTGGCAAATGACCAAACTATCTATATGCAGGCTGGTGGAGCTCTGCCATTTCACCAATCGGGAATTCCGATAAAAGAGGAAGAAATGCAGCAGTTTTTATCACGTATCCGTTTTTTGGATTCTCTTGCGGCCTATCCCAAAGAGGAGGTCGTTTACAAGATGGGATTGTGGATCGAACCGAGCCAGGTCGAGCAGGTTGTGTCAGCCTTTAACCAGGCCTTTGCGGGCAACTTAGTGGCGGTGACCAGCGGCTATGGTTCGATTGATATCCTTCCTTTTGGGATCCATAAGGCCTGGGGCTTGTCCCAAGTCATGGAGGAAAGAGGCCTGACCCCAGATCAGGTGATGGCTTTTGGAGACTCGGACAATGACATTGAGATGTTGCAGCTGGTGACCTATTCCTATGCTATGGAGAATGGAACGGACAAGGTAAAAGCAAGTGCCCGTTACCTGGCACCCTCCAACAAGGATCAGGGAGTTTTGACCGTTCTTGAATCCTTCTTTTTAGCTCCGTCTAACAAGTCCAGTGAGGAAGGACAAGACTAG
- a CDS encoding GNAT family N-acetyltransferase, with translation MIIRKYQTSDEKGWVYCKALSYLFSPFFDDRETEKPELMTDVYDYRVEWVAEVDGQIVGLIDIDIYTEECSQSYIYAPSKRTAYFTNLAVHPDFQGQGIAQALFEKAEQELREQAVEKLAIFTREGDVANHLYQKWGGQLVCSDYLVVGAPKDIPTFRFGIDLERGRLSFSDMEGQQVPYYLREGVYVVSEEAGLELFDIEDVYQELTYVVDLV, from the coding sequence ATGATTATCAGAAAATATCAAACCAGTGATGAAAAAGGCTGGGTTTATTGTAAGGCACTCAGCTACCTCTTCTCTCCATTCTTTGATGATAGAGAGACAGAGAAGCCCGAACTAATGACAGACGTTTATGACTACCGTGTAGAGTGGGTGGCTGAAGTAGACGGACAAATCGTTGGTCTAATTGACATCGATATTTATACGGAAGAGTGCAGCCAGTCTTATATTTACGCACCAAGTAAGCGAACAGCTTATTTTACTAACCTAGCAGTCCACCCTGATTTTCAAGGGCAGGGCATTGCCCAGGCGCTTTTTGAAAAAGCAGAGCAGGAATTGCGTGAACAGGCTGTCGAGAAATTAGCCATCTTTACTCGAGAAGGAGATGTAGCCAATCACTTGTATCAAAAATGGGGCGGACAGCTAGTTTGCTCGGACTATCTAGTTGTCGGAGCACCCAAGGACATCCCAACCTTCCGTTTTGGAATCGATTTAGAGCGAGGTAGATTGTCCTTTTCAGATATGGAAGGTCAGCAGGTTCCCTACTATTTGAGAGAGGGTGTCTATGTAGTCAGTGAAGAAGCTGGCTTGGAGCTCTTTGATATAGAAGATGTCTATCAAGAATTAACCTATGTGGTGGATTTGGTATAA
- a CDS encoding CapA family protein: MDRRRSRRGKHMRKRKKAGIAGPIIMVAGLALGVFLLKDYFPWQKNQQTQESQATHQSTETEASQSVETVKTARIMAHGDLLYHDIIYASALQADGSYDFSENFTYVQPWLEQADLAIGDFEGTISDDFPLAGYPLFNAPSSVATAMGQAGYDVMDLAHNHILDSHLSGLQSTVNYLAAAGIDSVGVYPDGNRAEMPIYIREVNGIKIAILAYAYGFNGMEAGLTQEEYDAYLSDLNQEKMQAELARAEREADFTIVMPQMGVEYQIEPSQEQIDLYHQMVEWGADVVLGGHPHVIQPSETLEKDGEKKLIIYSMGNFLSNQRMETMEGVLNYQWTERGVLMDLEIEKDHSGTRIKTAQARPSWVKRVPREGTPYYLYQTLILEDFIAGGTYRDQLSPEDQARIDQAYQETLDHVGLNW, from the coding sequence ATGGATAGACGTCGGAGCCGCAGAGGCAAGCATATGCGCAAACGGAAGAAAGCAGGGATTGCAGGTCCAATCATTATGGTGGCGGGGCTAGCGCTTGGAGTTTTCTTGCTCAAAGATTACTTTCCTTGGCAAAAAAACCAGCAAACCCAAGAAAGTCAGGCAACCCACCAGTCGACAGAAACAGAGGCTAGTCAGTCCGTTGAAACGGTCAAGACTGCCCGTATCATGGCGCATGGAGACTTGCTTTACCATGATATTATTTATGCCAGTGCCTTGCAGGCTGATGGTAGCTATGATTTTTCGGAAAATTTTACCTATGTTCAACCTTGGTTGGAACAGGCTGATTTAGCCATTGGGGACTTTGAAGGGACCATCTCAGATGACTTTCCTCTAGCTGGCTATCCTCTTTTCAACGCACCGTCTTCTGTTGCGACGGCCATGGGGCAGGCTGGTTATGATGTCATGGACTTGGCCCACAACCATATTTTGGATTCTCACTTGTCCGGTTTGCAGTCAACTGTCAACTATTTGGCAGCTGCGGGAATTGATTCGGTGGGAGTTTACCCAGATGGGAACCGGGCAGAGATGCCGATTTATATTCGAGAGGTTAATGGGATAAAAATCGCCATTTTGGCTTATGCCTATGGTTTTAATGGGATGGAAGCTGGACTGACTCAGGAAGAGTATGATGCCTATCTCTCGGACCTCAACCAAGAAAAAATGCAGGCGGAATTGGCAAGGGCAGAACGGGAAGCTGATTTTACCATTGTCATGCCTCAGATGGGTGTGGAATACCAGATTGAACCAAGTCAGGAACAAATTGATCTCTACCACCAAATGGTAGAATGGGGAGCAGATGTTGTCTTGGGTGGTCATCCGCATGTAATACAGCCTTCTGAAACCCTTGAAAAAGATGGGGAGAAGAAACTCATTATCTATTCTATGGGGAATTTTTTGTCCAACCAACGGATGGAAACCATGGAAGGCGTTCTCAACTACCAGTGGACAGAGAGAGGTGTCCTCATGGATTTAGAGATTGAAAAAGATCATTCCGGAACGCGAATCAAGACAGCACAGGCGCGACCGTCTTGGGTGAAGAGGGTGCCGCGTGAAGGGACTCCATATTATCTTTATCAAACCTTGATTCTGGAAGATTTTATCGCTGGGGGCACCTACCGAGACCAACTCTCGCCAGAAGATCAAGCACGGATAGACCAAGCCTATCAAGAAACCTTAGACCACGTTGGTTTGAATTGGTAA
- a CDS encoding alanine/glycine:cation symporter family protein has translation MLELMQNINNLVWGPPLLLLLVGTGVYFTLRLGIFQISKLPTAFRLIFSSDQTGQGDVSSFAALCTALAATVGTGNIVGVATAITTGGPGALFWMWVAAFFGMATKYAEGFLAIKYRTKDANGQAAGGPMHYITLGMGQKWKPLAVFFAISGVLVALMGMGTFSQVNSIASSMSSSFGLAPQLVSIVTAISIAFFIFGGIEKISDVSTKIVPFMAILYVLASVTVLALHLDQLLPTLALVLKSAFTPAAAVGGFAGATVQQAIQRGIARGVFSNESGLGSAPIAAAAAKSDNPVEQGLISMTGTFIDTIIICTLTGLTILVTGQWSVAGLEGAPLTQAAFATVFGQSGALALTISLVLFAYTTILGWSYYGERCIEFLFGTKSILPYRLVFVAMVALGGFLKLDLIWTISDIVNGLMALPNLIALLALSPVIIKETRQYFAKKK, from the coding sequence ATGTTAGAATTGATGCAAAACATCAATAACCTTGTGTGGGGTCCCCCCCTCTTATTACTATTGGTCGGAACGGGTGTCTATTTCACTCTTCGGTTGGGAATCTTTCAAATCAGTAAGTTGCCAACGGCCTTTCGTCTGATTTTTTCCAGTGACCAGACTGGCCAGGGAGATGTGTCCAGCTTTGCGGCTCTGTGTACAGCTCTTGCGGCGACGGTTGGTACGGGAAATATCGTTGGGGTGGCGACTGCCATTACGACAGGTGGACCAGGTGCCCTCTTCTGGATGTGGGTGGCGGCCTTCTTCGGGATGGCAACCAAATATGCAGAAGGCTTTTTAGCGATTAAATACCGTACCAAGGATGCCAATGGGCAAGCAGCGGGAGGTCCGATGCACTATATCACCTTGGGGATGGGACAAAAGTGGAAGCCTTTGGCAGTTTTCTTTGCCATTTCAGGTGTCCTAGTGGCTCTCATGGGGATGGGAACCTTTTCTCAGGTTAATTCCATTGCCTCATCCATGTCTTCTAGCTTTGGTCTGGCTCCCCAGTTGGTCAGCATTGTTACAGCTATCTCTATCGCCTTCTTTATCTTTGGAGGGATTGAAAAAATCTCTGATGTTTCAACCAAAATTGTTCCATTTATGGCGATTTTGTATGTCTTGGCAAGTGTAACCGTTTTGGCTCTGCATTTGGATCAGCTCTTGCCAACCCTTGCCTTAGTTCTTAAATCAGCTTTTACACCAGCTGCTGCTGTAGGTGGATTTGCAGGCGCGACTGTGCAACAGGCAATCCAACGTGGGATTGCGCGTGGGGTTTTCTCAAATGAGTCTGGTCTGGGCTCAGCGCCCATCGCAGCTGCAGCTGCCAAATCAGACAACCCAGTGGAACAGGGCTTGATTTCCATGACAGGTACCTTTATCGATACCATCATCATCTGTACCTTGACAGGTTTGACGATTTTGGTGACCGGTCAGTGGTCAGTTGCTGGCTTGGAAGGTGCTCCGCTGACTCAGGCAGCATTTGCGACAGTTTTTGGTCAATCAGGTGCTTTGGCCTTGACCATTAGTCTGGTTCTCTTTGCCTATACGACTATTCTGGGGTGGTCATACTATGGGGAGCGCTGTATCGAGTTTCTATTTGGGACCAAGTCTATCTTGCCTTATCGTTTGGTCTTTGTAGCCATGGTTGCTTTGGGTGGTTTTCTCAAGCTTGACTTGATTTGGACCATTTCAGATATTGTGAATGGGCTTATGGCTCTACCAAACTTGATTGCCTTACTAGCTCTCTCACCAGTGATTATCAAGGAGACGCGCCAGTATTTTGCCAAAAAGAAATAA